One genomic window of Dunckerocampus dactyliophorus isolate RoL2022-P2 chromosome 7, RoL_Ddac_1.1, whole genome shotgun sequence includes the following:
- the galr1a gene encoding galanin receptor type 1 isoform X2: MDLTESVWLLEEPWNHSRAEEDGKLLFGIGADNVITLLVFGLIFVLGVLGNSIVITVLAKSKPGKPRSTTNIFILNLSIADLSYLIFCIPFQSTIYMMPTWVLGAFICKFIHYFFTVSMLVSIFTLSAMSVDRYVAIVHSRKSSTIRVAKHAFIGVVIIWILSLTMAAPIMYYQNIFHGGENLTFCWEVWPDQNQKKVYVVCTFVFGYVLPLLLISFCYSKTAQTVLVVVVVFCLSWLPHHVVHLWAEFGTFPLNQASFVLRVVAHCLAYSNSSVNPVIYAFLSENFRKAYKQVFKCQISTEDPPLNDIKEMRSLPPSTNCTNV, from the exons ATGGATCTAACAGAGTCTGTTTGGCTCCTGGAAGAGCCGTGGAACCACAGCCGAGCAGAGGAAGATGGGAAACTTTTATTCGGCATAGGCGCGGATAATGTCATTACGCTGCTGGTGTTTGGGCTCATCTTCGTGCTCGGTGTGCTGGGGAACTCCATCGTCATCACCGTTTTGGCCAAGAGCAAGCCGGGAAAACCACGCAGTACCACCAACATCTTCATCCTCAACCTGAGCATCGCGGACCTGTCCTACCTAATCTTCTGCATCCCTTTCCAGTCCACCATCTACATGATGCCCACATGGGTCCTGGGCGCCTTTATTTGTAAATTCATTCACTATTTCTTCACGGTGTCCATGCTGGTCAGCATCTTCACCCTCTCTGCCATGTCAGTGGACAGATACGTGGCCATCGTCCACTCCAGGAAGTCATCCACCATCAGGGTAGCTAAGCACGCCTTCATTGGCGTGGTTATCATCTGGATTCTCTCTCTAACCATGGCAGCACCAATTATGTATTACCAGAACATCTTTCATGGAGGAGAAAATCTGACATTTTGCTGGGAAGTGTGGCCGGACCAAAACCAGAAGAAAGTCTATGTGGTTTGCAcctttgtttttggttatgtgtTGCCACTGCTGCTCATCTCCTTCTGCTATTCAAAG ACTGCTCAGACCGTGCTGGTGGTTGTGGTGGTGTTCTGTCTGTCGTGGCTCCCTCATCATGTGGTTCACCTCTGGGCAGAGTTCGGCACCTTTCCACTGAACCAGGCCTCCTTCGTGTTACGGGTGGTCGCCCACTGCCTGGCTTACAGCAACTCGTCCGTCAACCCGGTGATCTACGCCTTCCTGTCGGAGAACTTCAGGAAGGCTTACAAGCAAGTGTTCAAATGCCAGATTAGTACGGAAGACCCGCCGCTCAATGACATCAAGGAGATGCGGAGTCTCCCACCCTCGACGAACTGCACCAATGTTTGA
- the galr1a gene encoding galanin receptor type 1 isoform X1, protein MDLTESVWLLEEPWNHSRAEEDGKLLFGIGADNVITLLVFGLIFVLGVLGNSIVITVLAKSKPGKPRSTTNIFILNLSIADLSYLIFCIPFQSTIYMMPTWVLGAFICKFIHYFFTVSMLVSIFTLSAMSVDRYVAIVHSRKSSTIRVAKHAFIGVVIIWILSLTMAAPIMYYQNIFHGGENLTFCWEVWPDQNQKKVYVVCTFVFGYVLPLLLISFCYSKVLNHLHKKLRNMSKKSEASKKKTAQTVLVVVVVFCLSWLPHHVVHLWAEFGTFPLNQASFVLRVVAHCLAYSNSSVNPVIYAFLSENFRKAYKQVFKCQISTEDPPLNDIKEMRSLPPSTNCTNV, encoded by the exons ATGGATCTAACAGAGTCTGTTTGGCTCCTGGAAGAGCCGTGGAACCACAGCCGAGCAGAGGAAGATGGGAAACTTTTATTCGGCATAGGCGCGGATAATGTCATTACGCTGCTGGTGTTTGGGCTCATCTTCGTGCTCGGTGTGCTGGGGAACTCCATCGTCATCACCGTTTTGGCCAAGAGCAAGCCGGGAAAACCACGCAGTACCACCAACATCTTCATCCTCAACCTGAGCATCGCGGACCTGTCCTACCTAATCTTCTGCATCCCTTTCCAGTCCACCATCTACATGATGCCCACATGGGTCCTGGGCGCCTTTATTTGTAAATTCATTCACTATTTCTTCACGGTGTCCATGCTGGTCAGCATCTTCACCCTCTCTGCCATGTCAGTGGACAGATACGTGGCCATCGTCCACTCCAGGAAGTCATCCACCATCAGGGTAGCTAAGCACGCCTTCATTGGCGTGGTTATCATCTGGATTCTCTCTCTAACCATGGCAGCACCAATTATGTATTACCAGAACATCTTTCATGGAGGAGAAAATCTGACATTTTGCTGGGAAGTGTGGCCGGACCAAAACCAGAAGAAAGTCTATGTGGTTTGCAcctttgtttttggttatgtgtTGCCACTGCTGCTCATCTCCTTCTGCTATTCAAAG GTTTTAAATCATTTGCACAAAAAGCTAAGAAATATGTCCAAAAAGTCTGAGGCTTCCAAGAAAAAG ACTGCTCAGACCGTGCTGGTGGTTGTGGTGGTGTTCTGTCTGTCGTGGCTCCCTCATCATGTGGTTCACCTCTGGGCAGAGTTCGGCACCTTTCCACTGAACCAGGCCTCCTTCGTGTTACGGGTGGTCGCCCACTGCCTGGCTTACAGCAACTCGTCCGTCAACCCGGTGATCTACGCCTTCCTGTCGGAGAACTTCAGGAAGGCTTACAAGCAAGTGTTCAAATGCCAGATTAGTACGGAAGACCCGCCGCTCAATGACATCAAGGAGATGCGGAGTCTCCCACCCTCGACGAACTGCACCAATGTTTGA